The proteins below are encoded in one region of Pelagibacterium flavum:
- a CDS encoding fasciclin domain-containing protein has protein sequence MQTRAIALSALLATSALTGAAFAQDNPMVGGAPMSPDMNIVENAVNSADHTTLVAAVEAAGLVETLQGDGPFTVFAPTNDAFAALPEGTVETLLMPENLEMLQQVLTCHVVGVEATAADLVGMIDADGGSHTIETLGGCMLEATYDGDTVTITDENGTAATVTIADVMQSNGVIHVTDAVFTPAM, from the coding sequence ATGCAGACCCGTGCTATTGCTCTTTCAGCCCTCCTGGCCACCTCGGCGCTGACTGGCGCTGCTTTCGCGCAGGACAACCCGATGGTCGGCGGCGCGCCGATGTCGCCGGACATGAACATCGTCGAAAACGCCGTCAATTCGGCCGACCACACGACCCTGGTCGCTGCGGTGGAAGCTGCCGGTCTTGTCGAAACGCTGCAGGGCGATGGCCCCTTCACAGTATTCGCCCCGACCAACGACGCCTTCGCCGCCCTGCCTGAAGGCACCGTCGAGACGCTTTTGATGCCGGAAAATCTCGAAATGCTGCAGCAGGTTCTGACCTGCCACGTGGTTGGCGTGGAAGCAACCGCGGCTGACCTTGTGGGCATGATCGATGCCGATGGCGGCAGCCACACCATCGAAACGCTGGGCGGCTGCATGCTTGAAGCCACCTATGATGGCGACACTGTAACCATCACCGACGAAAACGGCACGGCCGCGACCGTCACCATCGCCGACGTCATGCAGTCCAACGGCGTCATCCATGTGACCGACGCGGTTTTCACGCCGGCCATGTAA
- a CDS encoding anti-sigma factor translates to MSDFDDNDLNRDEERRVAVAEYVLGLTSAQSRAAMARAIESRPDLAAEVAYWEHRFSAFNEDYVPTTPSAGLLNKIEQRLFADVAAKTPWYNSLLLWRSLAGVAAAVAVLSVGLNLLLPTVETPLDTTQLVAAMQTVDSDVSFIARYDAGTGALRVSGTGSPAGAGNDYELWFIEGDNAPISMGVIDVAEAQTIAVDETLRGRLAQGITLAVTREVEGGSPTGDPQGPVVAAGPIAAI, encoded by the coding sequence ATGAGCGATTTTGACGACAACGATCTGAACCGGGACGAAGAGCGCCGCGTGGCGGTTGCTGAATATGTGCTGGGACTGACAAGCGCGCAAAGCCGCGCCGCAATGGCGCGTGCAATCGAGTCGCGCCCCGATCTTGCTGCCGAAGTTGCCTATTGGGAGCACCGCTTCTCCGCCTTTAATGAAGATTACGTGCCCACAACGCCCTCGGCGGGGCTCTTGAACAAGATTGAGCAAAGACTGTTCGCCGATGTGGCCGCCAAAACGCCCTGGTACAATTCGCTCCTGCTCTGGCGGTCGCTGGCCGGGGTCGCGGCCGCTGTGGCCGTACTCTCGGTTGGTCTCAATCTGCTCCTGCCGACCGTCGAAACACCGCTCGATACCACCCAACTTGTGGCGGCGATGCAGACAGTCGACAGCGACGTGAGCTTTATCGCGCGCTATGATGCGGGCACCGGGGCCTTGCGGGTGAGCGGTACCGGCTCGCCGGCCGGTGCCGGCAATGATTATGAGCTCTGGTTCATCGAGGGCGACAATGCACCGATCTCTATGGGTGTGATCGATGTGGCCGAGGCCCAGACCATTGCAGTCGATGAGACGCTGCGCGGCCGGTTGGCTCAGGGCATTACGCTCGCCGTCACGCGGGAAGTCGAAGGCGGCTCGCCAACCGGCGATCCCCAGGGCCCGGTCGTGGCAGCCGGCCCGATTGCCGCTATCTGA
- a CDS encoding sigma-70 family RNA polymerase sigma factor encodes MADTAEIADLLARVALRDRDAFRALYARTSAKLFGVSLRILSNRSEAEDALQDVFIKVWQRAEGYRPDAASPMTWLITIARNNAIDRVRARRSGHTDIDEAFDLHDSGMTPEQSAMNADDGNRIEQCMEQLKPERAEAVRRAYVEGESYNELADRLGVPLNTVRTWLRRSLLALRDCLGA; translated from the coding sequence ATGGCCGATACCGCTGAAATTGCCGATCTTCTGGCGCGTGTCGCTCTGCGCGATCGCGACGCGTTTCGTGCCCTCTATGCCCGCACGAGCGCGAAACTTTTTGGCGTGAGCCTGCGTATACTCTCCAACAGGAGCGAAGCCGAGGACGCCTTGCAGGACGTTTTCATCAAGGTCTGGCAGCGTGCGGAGGGCTATCGCCCCGATGCCGCGAGCCCCATGACGTGGCTGATTACCATTGCGCGCAACAACGCTATCGACAGGGTGCGTGCGCGACGGTCGGGTCATACAGATATTGACGAAGCGTTCGATCTGCACGATTCCGGGATGACGCCTGAGCAGTCGGCAATGAACGCCGATGACGGCAACCGGATCGAGCAGTGCATGGAACAACTCAAGCCCGAACGCGCCGAAGCGGTGCGCCGGGCCTATGTCGAAGGTGAAAGCTACAATGAACTGGCCGACCGGCTGGGCGTCCCGCTCAATACGGTACGCACCTGGCTGCGCCGGTCGCTCCTGGCCTTGCGCGACTGTCTTGGAGCATAA
- the argB gene encoding acetylglutamate kinase — protein sequence MADGLENAYDAEVLSKALPFMQRYENKTVVIKYGGHAMGDPELGKAFARDVALLKQSGVNPIVVHGGGPQIGDMLKKLGIESKFEGGLRVTDKRTVEIVEMVLAGSINKEIVAMINAEGEWAIGLCGKDGNMVFAEKANKKYVDPTSNIERVLDLGFVGEPVEIDRTLLDLLARSEMIPVIAPVAPGRDGNTYNINADTFAGAIAGAVFAKRLLFLTDVPGVLDKDGELIPELSVREAQQLIADGTISGGMIPKVETCIEALDRGVEGVVIVNGKTAHSVLLELFTEHGAGTLMVR from the coding sequence ATGGCCGACGGACTTGAAAACGCCTACGACGCCGAAGTGCTGTCCAAGGCCCTGCCCTTCATGCAGCGCTACGAGAACAAGACGGTGGTCATTAAATATGGCGGCCATGCCATGGGCGATCCCGAACTGGGCAAGGCTTTCGCCCGCGACGTGGCCTTGCTGAAACAATCGGGCGTCAACCCGATCGTGGTTCATGGCGGCGGCCCGCAGATCGGCGACATGCTCAAAAAGCTCGGCATCGAATCCAAATTCGAGGGCGGCTTGCGGGTGACCGACAAGCGCACCGTCGAGATCGTGGAAATGGTGCTGGCCGGCTCAATCAACAAAGAGATCGTGGCGATGATCAACGCCGAGGGCGAGTGGGCCATCGGATTGTGCGGCAAGGACGGCAACATGGTGTTTGCCGAAAAGGCCAACAAGAAATATGTCGACCCGACCTCCAATATCGAGCGCGTTCTCGACCTCGGTTTCGTCGGCGAGCCTGTCGAGATCGACCGCACGCTGCTCGATCTTCTGGCCCGCTCGGAGATGATCCCGGTCATAGCGCCCGTCGCACCGGGCCGGGACGGGAACACCTACAACATCAACGCCGATACGTTTGCCGGCGCGATCGCGGGGGCGGTATTTGCCAAGCGCCTGCTGTTCTTGACCGACGTTCCGGGGGTGCTCGACAAGGATGGCGAATTGATCCCCGAGCTTTCGGTACGCGAAGCGCAGCAGCTTATCGCCGACGGCACGATCTCGGGGGGCATGATCCCCAAGGTCGAAACCTGCATCGAAGCGCTCGATCGGGGCGTTGAAGGCGTGGTGATCGTCAACGGCAAGACTGCCCATTCGGTACTGCTCGAGCTGTTCACCGAACATGGCGCGGGAACGCTGATGGTGCGATAG
- a CDS encoding pyrimidine 5'-nucleotidase, whose amino-acid sequence MNHMNPPAASTRLDFDHVTDWVFDLDNTLYPRECNLFAQIDTAITGYVMKVAQLDFEAARNLQKAYYRDHGTTLNGLMKFHAIDPDDYLEMVHAIDYSPVEAHPELVEAIAALPGRKFIFTNASAGHAEAVLARLGASSLFEGIFDIKAAKYQPKPLEIAYTDFLDAHGIGARQAIMFDDLEKNLRVPHAIGMATVQVVAGSGFEHDQCDAWELGRGEDLDHVHHITDDIVAFLARCR is encoded by the coding sequence ATGAACCACATGAACCCGCCTGCCGCCTCCACCCGCCTCGATTTCGACCATGTCACGGACTGGGTTTTCGACCTCGACAACACGCTTTATCCGCGTGAGTGCAATCTGTTTGCCCAGATCGACACGGCCATCACAGGTTATGTGATGAAGGTCGCTCAACTCGATTTCGAAGCGGCGCGCAATCTGCAGAAGGCCTATTACCGCGACCACGGCACCACGCTGAACGGGCTGATGAAGTTCCATGCCATCGACCCCGACGACTATCTCGAAATGGTCCATGCCATCGACTACTCACCGGTGGAGGCGCATCCCGAACTCGTCGAGGCCATCGCCGCTTTGCCTGGGCGCAAATTCATCTTCACCAATGCCAGCGCCGGGCACGCCGAGGCCGTTCTCGCGCGCCTGGGGGCGTCCTCGCTCTTTGAGGGCATCTTCGATATCAAGGCCGCCAAATACCAGCCCAAACCGCTGGAAATCGCCTACACGGACTTTCTGGACGCACACGGGATCGGGGCCAGGCAGGCCATCATGTTCGACGATCTGGAGAAGAACCTGCGGGTGCCTCATGCAATCGGCATGGCGACGGTGCAGGTCGTGGCCGGTTCAGGGTTCGAACACGACCAGTGCGACGCGTGGGAGCTTGGCCGGGGCGAAGATCTGGACCATGTCCATCACATCACTGACGATATCGTGGCCTTTCTCGCGCGTTGCCGCTGA
- a CDS encoding LOG family protein yields MMGRKRHSSLRSSKEDMEAVRHSPHTPQTESAAYRLAFADEEFMTSEDLRGVRFQLEYLKIEFRLREANVNSTVVLFGGARIPEPGKPAWAAKTDEAKKNLEANSIYYEEARRFAQLASLTSKATDFTDYVVATGGGPGVMEAGNRGAADVGAPSIGYNIVLPHEQAPNTYVTPQFSFNFHYFATRKIHFLMRAKVVAIFPGGFGTMDEFFEALTLIQTGRMDRIPLLLFGKKFWSRVLNLEALAEEGTISPDDFKLFSFVDTADEAWEIVRQTYNLPRIEHPA; encoded by the coding sequence ATGATGGGCCGCAAACGCCATTCCTCGCTGCGTTCGTCCAAGGAGGATATGGAAGCCGTACGCCATTCGCCGCATACGCCGCAGACCGAGTCGGCGGCGTATCGACTGGCTTTCGCTGACGAAGAGTTTATGACCAGCGAAGACCTGCGCGGGGTCCGCTTTCAGCTCGAATATCTCAAGATCGAATTCCGGCTTCGCGAAGCCAATGTCAATTCGACGGTGGTTCTGTTCGGCGGCGCCCGCATCCCCGAGCCCGGCAAGCCCGCCTGGGCGGCAAAGACCGACGAAGCCAAAAAGAACCTTGAGGCCAATTCGATCTATTACGAGGAGGCGCGGCGCTTTGCTCAACTGGCCTCGCTGACCTCAAAAGCCACCGACTTCACCGACTATGTGGTGGCAACGGGCGGCGGTCCGGGGGTGATGGAGGCGGGCAATCGTGGTGCCGCCGATGTGGGTGCGCCCTCGATCGGCTACAATATCGTCCTGCCGCACGAACAGGCGCCCAATACCTATGTGACGCCGCAGTTTTCCTTCAATTTCCATTATTTCGCGACGCGCAAGATTCATTTCCTGATGCGCGCCAAGGTGGTGGCGATCTTCCCGGGCGGCTTTGGGACGATGGACGAGTTTTTCGAGGCCCTGACCCTTATCCAGACCGGGCGTATGGATCGCATTCCCTTGCTGCTGTTTGGCAAGAAATTCTGGAGCCGGGTTCTCAACCTCGAGGCGCTGGCCGAAGAGGGGACGATCTCGCCCGACGATTTCAAGCTCTTCAGTTTTGTCGATACCGCCGACGAAGCCTGGGAGATCGTGCGCCAGACCTACAATCTGCCCAGGATCGAACACCCAGCCTGA
- the dapD gene encoding 2,3,4,5-tetrahydropyridine-2,6-dicarboxylate N-succinyltransferase, with protein sequence MSMSELAATIDAAFEARDSVNYQTTGEVRDAVNQALGLLDSGQARVAEKAADGEWVVNQWLKKAVLLSFRLNDMEAIPGGPGGAQWWDKVPSKFAGWSESQFRAAGFRAVPGAIVRHSAFIGKNAILMPSFVNLGAYVDESVMVDTWVTVGSCAQIGKNVHLSGGVGIGGVLEPLQAGPVIIEDHCFIGARSEIVEGVVVGEGSVISMGVFIGQSTKIVDRTTGEIFYGKVPPYSVVVSGSLPGKPLPNGEPGPNLYCAVIVKRVDEKTRSKTSINDLLRD encoded by the coding sequence ATGTCCATGAGTGAGCTTGCCGCAACCATCGATGCCGCTTTTGAGGCCCGCGATAGTGTCAATTACCAGACGACCGGCGAAGTGCGCGATGCCGTCAACCAGGCGCTGGGATTGCTCGATTCGGGCCAAGCGCGCGTTGCGGAGAAAGCTGCCGACGGGGAGTGGGTGGTCAATCAGTGGCTCAAAAAGGCCGTGCTGCTCAGCTTCCGCCTCAACGACATGGAAGCCATTCCCGGCGGCCCGGGTGGCGCGCAGTGGTGGGACAAGGTGCCGTCCAAATTTGCCGGCTGGAGCGAGAGCCAGTTCCGCGCCGCAGGTTTCCGCGCCGTCCCCGGCGCCATAGTGCGGCACTCGGCCTTCATCGGCAAAAACGCCATCCTCATGCCGTCCTTCGTCAATCTTGGCGCCTATGTCGACGAGAGCGTCATGGTCGATACATGGGTCACCGTCGGCTCGTGCGCCCAGATCGGCAAGAATGTGCACCTCTCCGGTGGCGTGGGCATCGGGGGTGTGCTCGAACCGCTTCAGGCCGGACCGGTCATCATCGAGGATCACTGCTTTATCGGCGCGCGTTCCGAGATCGTCGAAGGCGTCGTGGTGGGCGAAGGCTCGGTCATTTCCATGGGCGTTTTCATCGGCCAGTCGACCAAGATCGTCGACCGGACGACGGGCGAAATCTTTTACGGCAAGGTGCCGCCCTATTCGGTGGTCGTCTCGGGTTCACTCCCCGGCAAACCGCTCCCCAATGGAGAACCCGGCCCGAACCTTTATTGCGCGGTGATCGTCAAGCGGGTCGATGAAAAGACCCGGTCCAAAACCTCGATCAACGATCTTCTGCGCGACTAG
- the dapE gene encoding succinyl-diaminopimelate desuccinylase, whose translation MSNRAVPLLADLIRRPSVTPIEEGVLDVLEAFLSPLGFVCTRLKFEGDGSYPVDNLYATRKGKEPGPHLLFAGHTDVVPPGDVTAWTHDPFSGEIVDGVMWGRGATDMKSGVAAFCGAVAQLAQTGALEKGTVSLAITNDEEADAVNGTKKLMEWAEAQGEKYDFAIVGEPSSFEVFGDSIKIGRRGSVSGKITVIGKQGHAAYPQRANNPMPVAAEIVRALYVPLDDGTEHFQPTNLEVTAIDTGNPASNVIPERTTLRFNVRFNDIWTGETLLAEIHRRLAAIELRGCHLEFEQLGPISRCFISPPEGHVSHLCDVMEDFNGVRPLLSTIGGTSDARFISLYCPVVECGLIGATMHQVDERVPVADVERLAEFYATYIASFLARKQA comes from the coding sequence ATGAGCAATCGCGCCGTCCCGCTGCTCGCCGATCTGATCCGCCGGCCTTCGGTCACCCCGATCGAAGAGGGCGTGCTCGACGTGCTCGAAGCCTTCCTTTCTCCGCTCGGGTTTGTCTGCACGCGGCTGAAGTTCGAGGGCGACGGCTCCTATCCGGTCGACAACCTCTACGCCACCCGCAAGGGCAAAGAGCCCGGACCACATCTGTTGTTTGCCGGTCACACCGACGTTGTCCCTCCTGGGGATGTCACCGCCTGGACCCATGATCCGTTTTCCGGCGAAATCGTTGATGGCGTCATGTGGGGCCGCGGCGCCACCGATATGAAAAGCGGCGTCGCCGCCTTCTGCGGTGCCGTGGCGCAGCTTGCCCAAACTGGCGCGCTGGAAAAGGGCACGGTCTCTCTCGCCATCACAAACGATGAAGAAGCCGACGCGGTAAACGGCACGAAAAAGCTGATGGAATGGGCCGAGGCGCAAGGCGAGAAATATGATTTCGCCATTGTGGGCGAGCCCTCCTCGTTCGAGGTCTTCGGGGACTCGATCAAGATCGGGCGGCGCGGGTCGGTTTCGGGCAAGATAACCGTTATCGGCAAGCAGGGGCACGCGGCCTACCCGCAGCGCGCCAACAATCCCATGCCGGTCGCAGCCGAAATCGTGCGAGCGCTTTACGTGCCGCTCGATGACGGTACCGAGCACTTCCAGCCCACAAATCTCGAAGTCACCGCGATCGACACCGGCAATCCGGCGTCGAATGTCATCCCTGAACGCACCACGCTGCGCTTTAATGTCCGGTTCAACGACATTTGGACCGGCGAGACACTGCTTGCCGAAATCCACCGTCGGCTCGCCGCAATCGAATTGCGCGGCTGTCATCTCGAATTCGAACAGCTCGGTCCCATCTCGCGGTGCTTTATCTCCCCGCCCGAGGGGCACGTGTCTCATTTGTGCGACGTGATGGAAGACTTCAACGGCGTCCGCCCGCTCCTCTCGACCATCGGGGGGACGTCGGACGCACGGTTCATCTCGCTTTATTGCCCTGTCGTCGAATGCGGCCTGATCGGAGCGACCATGCATCAGGTCGATGAGCGGGTACCGGTCGCCGATGTCGAGCGCCTGGCCGAATTTTACGCCACCTACATCGCCAGCTTTCTGGCAAGGAAGCAGGCATGA
- the truA gene encoding tRNA pseudouridine(38-40) synthase TruA, with product MPRYKLTIEYDGTPFVGWQRQADALSVQEAIEIAIEAFSGEAVRTQTAGRTDAGVHARGQVAHFDLEREWDPFRVSEALNYHLKPHPIAILDCQLVGGDFEARFSAKARHYRYLILNRRARPALEANRVWHVAVPLDEKAMQEAAQTILGRHDFTTFRSAQCQANSPLRTLDRLDVKRDGDLIIIEASARAFLHHQVRSMTGSLKLVGEGRWPVTGLKAALDAQDRSRCGAMAPSSGLYLMAIDY from the coding sequence ATGCCCCGCTACAAGCTGACCATCGAATATGACGGAACGCCCTTCGTGGGCTGGCAGCGCCAGGCCGATGCGCTTTCGGTGCAGGAAGCAATCGAAATTGCCATCGAAGCCTTTTCCGGCGAGGCCGTGCGCACCCAGACGGCGGGCCGCACCGATGCGGGGGTTCATGCACGGGGGCAGGTGGCCCATTTCGACCTCGAACGCGAATGGGACCCCTTCCGCGTGTCCGAGGCGCTGAATTACCATCTCAAGCCCCACCCGATCGCCATTCTGGACTGCCAATTGGTCGGCGGGGACTTCGAAGCGCGCTTTTCGGCCAAAGCGCGCCATTATCGCTATTTGATCCTCAATCGCCGCGCCCGTCCGGCTCTGGAGGCCAACAGGGTTTGGCACGTGGCGGTGCCGCTCGACGAGAAAGCCATGCAAGAGGCCGCGCAGACCATTCTGGGGCGGCACGATTTCACGACCTTCCGGTCCGCCCAATGCCAAGCCAATTCCCCCCTTCGCACGCTGGACAGGCTGGACGTCAAGCGTGACGGCGATCTGATCATCATCGAAGCGTCGGCGCGCGCCTTTTTGCATCATCAGGTGCGCTCCATGACCGGATCACTGAAGCTTGTGGGGGAGGGGCGCTGGCCAGTGACTGGTCTGAAGGCGGCGCTCGACGCGCAGGACAGGTCGCGGTGTGGGGCCATGGCTCCATCCTCCGGGCTCTACCTGATGGCGATCGATTATTAG
- the fmt gene encoding methionyl-tRNA formyltransferase, translated as MRVVFMGTPDFAVPTLTEIVMRGHEVVACYTRAPRPAGRGQAERKSPVHLAAEEFGIPVFTPKNFKDSADVATFAALGAEVAVVVAYGLLLPPAVLEAPEKGCLNLHGSLLPRWRGAAPIQRAIMAGDERTAVSVMRMEEGLDTGPVSLVDFISIGPDMTAGELHDEMMRTGADLMGRALSALDRDALEFTAQPDDGATYAKKIEKAETRIDFSRPAQEVHNHVRGLSPFPGAWFEIELGGKPVRVKALRSTLTEGQGEPGTVLEGLTIACGQGAVRFRQVQREGKGAMDAEAFLRGAGDLTGRQVG; from the coding sequence ATGCGCGTCGTCTTCATGGGCACCCCCGATTTCGCCGTGCCCACGCTGACCGAGATCGTCATGCGCGGTCATGAGGTCGTTGCGTGCTATACGCGTGCGCCCAGGCCCGCGGGACGCGGCCAGGCCGAGCGTAAATCGCCGGTGCACCTGGCGGCCGAAGAGTTCGGCATTCCGGTGTTCACACCGAAAAATTTCAAGGACTCCGCCGACGTCGCGACCTTTGCGGCGCTGGGCGCGGAAGTGGCGGTGGTCGTCGCCTACGGCCTGCTGCTGCCGCCTGCGGTGCTTGAAGCGCCCGAAAAGGGATGTCTGAATTTGCACGGCTCGCTCTTGCCGCGCTGGCGGGGTGCCGCGCCCATCCAGAGGGCCATCATGGCGGGGGACGAGCGCACGGCGGTCTCGGTGATGAGGATGGAAGAAGGGCTCGATACCGGTCCGGTAAGCCTTGTCGATTTCATCTCCATCGGCCCGGACATGACGGCGGGCGAACTCCATGACGAAATGATGCGCACCGGCGCGGACCTGATGGGCCGGGCGCTGTCGGCGCTTGACCGTGACGCTCTCGAATTCACCGCTCAGCCCGATGATGGCGCCACCTACGCCAAAAAGATCGAGAAGGCCGAGACACGGATCGATTTTTCCCGGCCCGCACAAGAGGTTCATAACCATGTCCGCGGCCTGTCGCCTTTCCCTGGCGCGTGGTTCGAGATCGAGCTTGGCGGCAAGCCGGTGCGGGTCAAGGCGCTGCGCTCGACCTTGACCGAAGGGCAAGGCGAGCCTGGCACCGTGCTTGAGGGGCTGACGATTGCTTGCGGGCAAGGCGCCGTGCGGTTCAGGCAGGTACAACGCGAAGGCAAGGGTGCAATGGATGCTGAAGCCTTCTTGCGCGGGGCGGGCGATTTGACCGGGCGCCAGGTGGGCTGA
- the def gene encoding peptide deformylase has translation MAVREILILPDPLLRKVAEPVEAFDEDLQKTVDDMFETMYDAPGIGLAGPQIGYMKRVVVIDLADEENPDSGKIAMVNPEIVGLSEQTAVSEEGCLSIPELYYEVERPAEVTVKYFTPQGEEITRHATGRLAVCMQHEIDHLDGVLYIDYLSRLKRDRVNKKFQKKARLAS, from the coding sequence ATGGCCGTACGCGAAATCCTCATCCTGCCCGATCCTCTGCTCCGCAAGGTGGCCGAGCCCGTCGAGGCGTTCGATGAAGACCTCCAAAAGACCGTCGATGACATGTTTGAAACCATGTACGACGCGCCCGGCATCGGGCTGGCCGGTCCGCAGATCGGCTATATGAAGCGTGTGGTGGTGATCGATCTGGCCGACGAGGAAAATCCGGACTCCGGCAAGATCGCCATGGTCAATCCCGAGATCGTCGGCCTGAGCGAACAAACCGCTGTGTCCGAGGAAGGGTGCCTGTCGATCCCCGAGCTCTATTACGAGGTCGAACGGCCCGCCGAGGTCACAGTCAAATATTTCACACCGCAGGGTGAGGAAATCACCCGCCACGCGACGGGTCGCCTTGCGGTCTGCATGCAGCACGAGATCGACCATCTCGATGGCGTGCTCTATATCGACTACCTTTCGCGCCTCAAGCGCGACCGCGTGAACAAGAAGTTCCAGAAAAAGGCCCGGCTCGCCAGCTGA
- a CDS encoding DNA recombination protein RmuC: METVLFDIGGTPITILEALAGGLAIAVLGLIIVLIGQTRAARQREEQAAIDAARNAEMERHMADMMRIQSEMTGRMQTMSEIFGTRTSDLARVLTERIDANSHRVNQSMTENRTKTDETLTKLNERLAVIDRAQTNITQLSGEIVSLQSILSNKQQRGAFGQGRMEAIIADGLAPNSYEFQVTLSNNSRPDALIHMPNNAPSLVIDAKFPLEGWQRITDAETPEAVRAAMTGFRNDCTTHIKAISEKYLIAGETQDTAFMFVPSESIFADLHERFEDVVQKAARARVVIVSPSLLMLSIQVIQALLRDVRMREQAHIIQKEVVALLADVGRLNERVNKLQNHFRQANQDIDDILISTGKVTRRGEKIEALEFEEERPSLLE; the protein is encoded by the coding sequence ATGGAAACAGTGCTCTTTGACATCGGCGGAACGCCCATAACCATCCTTGAAGCCCTGGCCGGCGGGCTGGCGATAGCGGTGCTCGGGCTCATTATCGTCCTGATCGGGCAGACCCGCGCCGCACGGCAGCGCGAGGAGCAGGCAGCAATCGATGCCGCGCGCAATGCCGAAATGGAACGGCACATGGCCGACATGATGCGCATTCAGTCGGAAATGACTGGTCGCATGCAGACCATGAGCGAAATTTTCGGCACGCGAACCTCCGATCTTGCCCGGGTTCTCACCGAGCGGATCGATGCCAATTCGCACCGGGTCAACCAGTCGATGACTGAAAATCGAACCAAGACCGACGAAACGCTCACCAAGCTCAATGAACGGCTTGCGGTGATCGACAGAGCGCAGACCAACATCACCCAATTGTCGGGCGAAATTGTTTCGCTGCAATCGATCCTGTCCAACAAGCAGCAGCGCGGCGCATTCGGTCAGGGGCGCATGGAGGCGATCATCGCCGATGGTCTGGCGCCCAATTCATATGAGTTTCAGGTTACGCTTTCCAACAATTCACGGCCCGATGCGCTCATCCATATGCCAAACAATGCACCATCGCTGGTGATCGATGCCAAATTTCCCCTCGAAGGCTGGCAGCGGATCACCGATGCGGAAACCCCCGAGGCGGTGCGCGCCGCCATGACCGGATTTCGCAACGATTGCACAACGCACATCAAGGCGATTTCGGAGAAATACCTGATCGCGGGAGAAACCCAAGATACCGCCTTTATGTTCGTGCCCTCGGAATCGATCTTTGCCGATCTGCACGAGCGGTTCGAGGACGTCGTACAGAAGGCGGCACGGGCTCGGGTGGTCATCGTGTCGCCCTCGCTGCTGATGCTGTCGATACAGGTGATTCAGGCGTTGCTGCGCGACGTGCGCATGCGCGAGCAGGCCCATATCATCCAGAAGGAAGTCGTCGCGCTTCTCGCCGATGTCGGACGCCTCAATGAGCGGGTCAACAAGCTCCAGAACCATTTCCGGCAGGCCAATCAGGATATCGACGACATCCTGATTTCAACCGGCAAGGTGACGCGGCGGGGCGAGAAGATCGAAGCGCTGGAATTCGAAGAGGAACGGCCTTCACTTCTCGAATGA
- the recR gene encoding recombination mediator RecR, whose amino-acid sequence MANTSGGPEIEQLIQLLSRLPGLGPRSGRRAVLHLIKKKEQLMAPLAAALERAIEAVKVCQTCGNIDTISPCTICSDPRRAESGLLIVVEDVADLWALERAGIGQVRYHVLGGVLSPLDGVGPDDLSIDQLIRRAPDYSEIVLGVNATVEGQTTAHYITDRLADTGITITRLAHGVPVGGELDYLDEGTLSQALKARTRF is encoded by the coding sequence ATGGCGAACACCTCCGGCGGGCCGGAAATCGAACAACTCATCCAGCTTCTCTCGCGCCTGCCGGGTTTGGGCCCGCGCTCGGGCCGCCGCGCCGTTCTTCATCTGATAAAGAAGAAAGAACAGCTGATGGCCCCGCTCGCTGCTGCGCTAGAGCGTGCCATTGAGGCTGTCAAAGTCTGCCAGACCTGCGGCAATATCGATACCATCTCCCCCTGCACGATCTGCTCGGACCCGCGCCGTGCTGAATCGGGGTTGTTGATTGTTGTCGAAGATGTGGCCGACCTTTGGGCTCTTGAGCGCGCCGGTATCGGGCAGGTGCGTTACCACGTGTTAGGAGGTGTACTCTCCCCGCTTGACGGGGTGGGTCCCGACGATCTTTCCATTGATCAGCTGATCCGTCGAGCGCCTGACTATTCTGAAATCGTTCTTGGGGTTAATGCCACTGTCGAAGGGCAGACCACGGCCCATTACATCACCGATCGGCTCGCCGATACCGGAATCACCATAACCCGTCTGGCTCACGGCGTCCCGGTTGGTGGCGAACTGGATTATCTCGACGAAGGGACGCTCAGCCAGGCCCTCAAGGCCCGCACCCGATTTTGA